Proteins from a single region of Carassius gibelio isolate Cgi1373 ecotype wild population from Czech Republic chromosome B15, carGib1.2-hapl.c, whole genome shotgun sequence:
- the rnf168 gene encoding E3 ubiquitin-protein ligase rnf168 — MPPVSGPDSSPVEESSGGLKRSDCLCPVCLDIFLEPVTLPCMHTFCKPCFLETVDKSNICCPLCRKRVSTWARLHSRNKTLVNVELWRRIQDAFPTQCERRLQGIEDDDDAVTIPRPRVCQPGELRKEYEDQISKLVEEKRALEEAERRASEEYIQRLLAEEEERTAEERRRQEEQQLENDEKLARLLSQELNSGPISETSWTTKPADKTPAKKTKPYMGDIEKFLRPAPHKQPSSSDSSPDSSLMANKENILSPPKALSARSVEDTSKLSTPVPDYSGKPSTSSSSSSGPQHTCVFNSPNSSSLKRKSSEVKLQTEADLLTKRPCESPSSDGVFLSEVVWNEEALRSRWQQEEEDRRLAMQLQKELDRENSVDRRKGSADGYPLRQKPPRPSTSSNTDEENTRKSISARATGRNSEKTDKRLSGTVGTTPGKSPASSPSTTVPPALKKGPKQTTLTEMFPNLSS, encoded by the exons ATGCCGCCTGTGTCtggtccggactcgagtccggttGAAGAAAGCTCCGGGGGTCTTAAACGTTCAGACTGCCTTTGTCCGGTCTGTCTGGACATATTCCTGGAGCCCGTCACTTTGCCCTGCATGCACACCTTCTGCAAACCCTGTTTTCTGGAAACCGTGGACAAATCCAACATATGCTGCCCGCTCTGCCGAAAACGTGTGTCCACTTGGGCCCGACTCCACAGCCGTAACAAGACCTTGGTGAACGTGGAGCTGTGGAGACGGATACAAGACGCTTTTCCCACTCAGTGTGAGCGGAGACTGCAGGGGATCGAGGATGACGATGATGCTG TAACGATTCCGAGACCTCGCGTTTGTCAGCCAGGAGAGCTGAGGAAAGAGTATGAGGATCAGATCAGTAAG CTGGTGGAGGAGAAGCGAGCTCTAGAGGAAGCGGAGAGGAGAGCCAGTGAGGAGTACATCCAGCGGCTCCTGGCTGAGGAGGAGGAGCGTACGGCGGAGGAGAGGAGGAGACAGGAGGAGCAGCAGCTGGAGAACGACGAGAAACTGGCCAGACTGCTGAGCCAAGAGCTG AATTCAGGACCAATCTCTGAAacctcctggaccaccaaacctGCTGATAAAACACCAGCCAAGAAGACCAAACCATACATGGGAGACATTGAGAA GTTTTTACGTCCAGCGCCTCATAAACAGCCAAGCAGTTCTGACAGCAGCCCAGACTCCTCTCTGATGGCTAACAAG GAGAACATTCTGAGCCCTCCAAAAGCCCTCTCGGCACGATCTGTGGAGGACACAAGCAAACTGAGCACACCTGTGCCTGACTACAGCGGGAAACCCTCCacctccagctccagctccagcggCCCACAACACACTTGTGTTTTTAACAGTCCGAACAGCAGTTCACTGAAAAGAAAGAGTTCAGAGGTGAAGCTTCAGACTGAAGCGGATCTGCTCACTAAGAGGCCCTGCGAGTCCCCTTCATCCGACGGCGTGTTCCTGTCTGAAGTAGTGTGGAACGAGGAGGCCCTACGGAGCCGCtggcagcaggaggaggaggaccgCAGGCTGGCCATGCAACTCCAGAAGGAGCTGGACCGCGAAAACTCTGTGGACCGCAGGAAGGGTTCAGCCGACGGCTATCCGCTCCGGCAGAAACCCCCTCGGCCTTCCACAAGCTCAAACACAGACGAGGAAAACACGAGAAAGAGCATCAGTGCACGGGCGACTGGGAGGAACAGCGAGAAAACCGACAAGAGACTGTCTGGAACAGTAGGAACGACCCCTGGGAAGAGCCCTGCGTCTTCTCCTTCTACAACCGTCCCGCCTGCTTTGAAGAAGGGGCCGAAGCAGACCACCCTTACTGAGATGTTCCCCAACCTGAGCAGCTGA